The proteins below come from a single Chryseobacterium bernardetii genomic window:
- a CDS encoding helix-turn-helix domain-containing protein: MEEKEFLKEEILKKLGKRIRELRIAKGYSSYEYFAYEHNISRAQFGRYEKGEDLRFSTLAKIIYAFDMTLEEFFSEGFEE, encoded by the coding sequence ATGGAGGAAAAAGAATTTTTAAAGGAAGAAATCCTGAAGAAGCTTGGGAAAAGAATAAGAGAACTAAGAATAGCTAAAGGTTATTCTAGCTATGAATATTTCGCTTATGAACACAATATTTCTAGAGCTCAATTTGGAAGATACGAAAAAGGAGAAGATTTAAGATTCAGCACATTGGCGAAAATAATATATGCTTTTGATATGACTCTGGAAGAATTTTTCTCAGAAGGATTCGAAGAATAA
- a CDS encoding DUF262 domain-containing protein, whose protein sequence is MSNLIEKNFIDIFKGSLKITPRTISIKTLLSERNLRRIDYKPYYQRNYVWDNVKQTFFIESVILGTEIPPLILFKSGTSIEVIDGRQRFETLKRFIENDFTLTEKGLLSLPALAKQNYNKLSEEVREIFWNSNIRIFEFEVIVGIDEKLEDKIKKEIFRRYNTGITSLTSVEVDAAKYDTDYLSELFEKEIKNNELFYSNLKECFFANDYATADIIEKMNDFLRRSFILSKFPISQYARGARRNEILSILYETFVNSSDDLSEEFVLYKNQLEKLFILNNFFINNNFVHRNRFINEAVLWAIRILEQEGINIEPIEIQKDLLKYLKDNQFVYAEDSAYYYKNIIDRFTNITQFFEKKFRFNFDIYIRKTEFKDELKDLLQTDSDAQDVLKNLASLRINKPSPVSKPIEEILSDVQSFKYLIRPSYQRQEKISVYKASSIIESILLGINLPPVFIFKRKDNVKEVIDGQQRLLSIIAFLGRKYVNENGELTHSINNNFKLKGLKILDKNGMVYSALSSLEKDKILDFIIDEIIIEESLNEGFSATDLFIRLNQKPYPINNNSFEMWNSTVDNDVINKIKQVTDENISWFYSKERTDGKTDRMENEELITILSYLVYHLQKNEPYNKVLGLFPRIDRITCRIKNKSAITDFLTKLDENSVEKQLFMESIEKTQELIDKFGELFDETTRKDEINEFFNVKNSRSFRRSYQDFYITWLVLNSGNNEKNSLSIKNVIREMLVLLKNANGEKVNESYFNKFSKKLDDILNIKS, encoded by the coding sequence ATGAGCAATTTAATTGAGAAAAATTTTATAGATATATTTAAAGGTAGTTTAAAGATTACCCCTCGAACAATATCAATCAAAACTCTTTTAAGTGAACGTAATCTTAGAAGAATAGACTACAAACCTTATTATCAGCGTAATTATGTTTGGGATAATGTTAAACAAACATTTTTCATCGAAAGTGTGATTTTAGGAACTGAAATTCCTCCTTTAATTTTATTTAAATCAGGTACTAGTATTGAAGTAATTGATGGTAGGCAAAGATTTGAAACATTAAAAAGGTTCATTGAAAACGATTTCACTTTAACAGAAAAAGGATTATTATCACTTCCTGCTCTTGCTAAACAAAACTATAATAAATTAAGTGAAGAAGTTAGAGAGATTTTCTGGAATTCTAATATTAGAATTTTTGAATTTGAAGTAATTGTAGGAATTGATGAAAAGTTGGAAGACAAAATAAAAAAAGAAATTTTCAGGAGGTATAATACTGGAATTACTTCACTGACTTCTGTAGAAGTTGATGCTGCTAAATATGATACAGACTACTTATCAGAACTATTTGAAAAAGAAATCAAAAACAATGAATTGTTTTATTCCAATTTGAAAGAATGTTTCTTTGCAAATGATTATGCTACTGCTGACATTATAGAGAAAATGAATGATTTCTTAAGACGCTCATTTATTCTTTCAAAATTTCCCATATCTCAATATGCAAGAGGGGCTAGGAGAAATGAGATATTGTCAATACTATATGAAACATTCGTTAATTCATCGGATGATTTATCCGAAGAGTTTGTACTATATAAAAATCAGCTTGAAAAATTATTTATTCTTAACAACTTTTTTATTAATAACAATTTTGTTCATAGGAATAGATTTATAAATGAAGCTGTACTTTGGGCAATTCGCATTTTAGAGCAAGAGGGCATTAATATAGAACCAATTGAAATTCAGAAAGATTTATTAAAATATTTAAAAGATAATCAATTTGTTTATGCCGAGGATAGTGCTTATTATTATAAAAATATCATAGATCGCTTTACTAATATTACTCAATTTTTTGAAAAAAAATTTAGGTTTAATTTTGATATATATATTAGAAAGACGGAATTTAAAGATGAGTTAAAAGATCTATTGCAGACGGATAGTGATGCTCAAGATGTGTTAAAGAATTTAGCAAGTTTACGTATTAATAAGCCATCCCCTGTTTCTAAACCTATTGAGGAAATATTATCAGACGTGCAGTCCTTCAAATATTTGATTCGACCTTCCTATCAAAGACAGGAAAAAATATCTGTATATAAGGCTTCATCTATTATTGAAAGTATTTTATTGGGTATTAATTTGCCTCCTGTATTTATATTTAAGAGGAAAGATAATGTTAAGGAGGTGATAGATGGACAACAAAGATTGTTGTCTATTATTGCTTTTTTAGGACGAAAATATGTAAACGAAAATGGAGAGTTAACACATTCTATTAATAATAATTTTAAACTAAAAGGTTTAAAAATATTGGATAAGAATGGAATGGTATATTCGGCTTTATCGAGTTTGGAAAAAGATAAAATCTTAGACTTTATTATTGATGAGATTATAATTGAGGAGAGTTTAAATGAAGGGTTTTCGGCGACTGATTTATTTATAAGATTAAATCAAAAGCCTTATCCTATTAATAATAATTCTTTTGAAATGTGGAATTCTACTGTAGATAATGATGTTATCAATAAGATTAAGCAAGTTACGGATGAAAATATTTCTTGGTTTTATAGCAAAGAAAGAACAGATGGGAAAACTGATAGAATGGAGAATGAGGAATTAATAACTATTCTGTCTTATCTAGTTTATCATTTACAAAAAAATGAACCTTATAACAAAGTATTAGGGTTGTTTCCACGAATAGATCGAATTACTTGCAGAATAAAAAATAAATCTGCAATTACAGATTTTTTAACAAAGTTAGATGAAAACAGTGTGGAAAAACAGTTGTTTATGGAAAGTATTGAGAAAACACAAGAATTAATAGATAAGTTTGGTGAATTGTTCGATGAAACAACTAGAAAGGACGAAATAAATGAATTCTTTAATGTCAAAAACTCTAGATCCTTTAGAAGGTCGTACCAAGATTTTTATATTACTTGGTTGGTGCTAAATTCAGGAAATAATGAGAAGAACTCACTTAGTATTAAAAATGTTATTAGAGAAATGTTAGTTCTTTTAAAAAATGCTAATGGTGAAAAAGTGAATGAATCTTACTTTAATAAATTTTCAAAAAAATTAGATGACATTTTAAATATTAAAAGCTAG
- a CDS encoding putative phage abortive infection protein: MNDIVNDDSPIDNENFFSEKTGKILSIFGLAIIALTIILYLFLGSWYFEWYFDEAIMGQFGDFIGGFIGSLFSLAGVILFYVALKEQRKDININQRNLTLQTDALNQQVNEFKDQKEELVETRKVYEEQTRLIMEQTNLYRLQNKELKEQSGIAKAQQFDASFFSYLSVLNDYKNSLNISHKSSNFFGMLTEKLRDVELEGMNMSKSIEIICEKYLEIYNENRDKLSPYFKTLYRLMALVDSSNIDEYKKNEYFKLIRSQLSDDELLILNYNYQTSLGIKARSYVIKYYIFKHLNILDKLEFECGLSGIKKYKLEQFLRSNEHLIIEGLKEYGSIETSSDISKSSKYQLLGVQLEHKLVINDKFQFSIVLDINDFNNQLGLSKELLKKIICRHLYAILFFSKYQNPTESEIDVSVIEGEHKIEFLFVVENLENL, translated from the coding sequence ATGAATGATATAGTAAACGACGATTCTCCAATTGATAATGAGAATTTTTTTTCTGAGAAGACAGGTAAGATATTGAGCATATTTGGTCTGGCAATCATTGCTTTGACAATTATTTTATATCTTTTTTTGGGTAGCTGGTACTTTGAATGGTATTTTGATGAGGCGATAATGGGGCAGTTTGGAGATTTTATTGGCGGCTTTATTGGAAGTTTATTTTCCCTTGCTGGTGTTATTCTTTTTTATGTTGCTTTAAAAGAACAGAGGAAAGATATTAATATAAATCAGAGAAACCTTACTTTGCAAACTGATGCATTAAATCAACAAGTAAATGAATTTAAAGATCAAAAGGAAGAGCTTGTAGAAACTCGAAAAGTTTACGAGGAACAAACTAGGCTAATTATGGAGCAAACTAATTTGTATAGGTTGCAAAATAAGGAACTGAAAGAACAATCAGGTATTGCTAAGGCTCAGCAATTTGATGCAAGCTTCTTTTCTTATTTATCTGTTTTAAATGATTATAAGAATTCACTGAATATTTCCCATAAGTCTAGTAATTTTTTTGGAATGCTTACTGAAAAATTAAGAGATGTTGAATTGGAAGGTATGAATATGAGTAAATCTATTGAGATTATTTGTGAAAAGTATTTGGAGATTTATAATGAAAATAGGGATAAGTTATCACCATACTTTAAAACCTTATATAGACTGATGGCTCTAGTTGATTCTTCAAATATTGACGAGTATAAAAAAAACGAATACTTCAAATTAATAAGGTCTCAACTTTCTGACGATGAATTATTAATTTTAAATTATAATTATCAAACGAGTTTAGGTATTAAAGCAAGATCTTATGTTATTAAGTATTATATATTTAAACACCTAAATATATTAGATAAACTTGAGTTTGAATGCGGATTAAGTGGGATTAAAAAGTATAAGCTAGAGCAATTTTTAAGATCAAATGAACATCTTATTATTGAAGGGTTAAAAGAATATGGTAGTATAGAGACAAGTTCTGATATTTCAAAATCGAGTAAATATCAATTATTGGGAGTACAATTAGAACATAAACTTGTTATAAATGATAAGTTTCAGTTTTCCATAGTATTAGACATAAATGATTTTAATAATCAACTTGGACTTAGTAAAGAATTACTAAAAAAAATTATTTGTCGACATTTATATGCAATTTTATTTTTCTCTAAATATCAAAATCCCACTGAATCAGAAATAGATGTTTCTGTTATTGAAGGAGAACACAAAATAGAGTTTTTATTTGTTGTCGAAAACTTAGAAAATTTGTAA
- a CDS encoding DUF5977 domain-containing protein has protein sequence MKKIFLIFLLYSYGSIYSQKSVIDSMAKSDVLRSLDKISSPGGSTSKNSTDNDGSQYNTQALNTNRDLFQFNKIEPFGLNKVVGKANVKIPLYEVDFQGLKIPIELVYNSGGVKADQFATEVGLGWALNTGGEINKNIVKMNDAKSNIQYSFGLYKLYEFCLGYLSSITMDFANSIPSYNRDLPDVYDVNFLNLNSSFYIDPNLQPVHVSPFNGQKISLTYGRFDPNFVNKYGFYHEYPVGHLCPSNPSLTKEPVYFLALYYNFSCNEIYLPYKDVQKINIIKDRFTYDFNDFSVQIPSNASDLGHLTDSGANYSSTRSSEVTRYVNKYHISSITDNVTKKKVLFSYMVHSGINDYIRQGATYNVLRRGYDGDYQAESSIQDAVNHDYDGFIKKNIAQIKTDKEIIDFEYVNGREDSKSLDILLSSPTNWVGHNKDPYLSKVYIKDYKGNLKWLYVFNYSYFDSKCTDYNLTYNVEQCRRLKLTSVYKYSDAEMQNVVDYQVFKYYEDRDQPKIGTYHVDPFGYKSPLDPSATSYLLSNNEWDPVDWPTKEYGKKYVNKRMPRKPIVYRYTENQGGINLEYYSTLRIPALSPVVVNYGGYNQELSTLEDSRAWSLKSIQYATQGLQKFNYELNTFNWKGQQISGAGIRIASIDLIDGGKIYTTTYQYSGGQIAHLPIISNGKNFFYSGGTIPTTFLSQNLYGKETTYNGGVVQYENVTEKLPNGGRIFEKYSSISDNPQKVTAINTVTNANFDLYNYYFPVGSESFLYMLKHPLVGQLLERNEYNDSNDLIRKTEYKYTLENKDFPIMDMIRYDANQQYIQDNNIPYTFAFDYTGPGVNVKIPAALFNLVPGASTGSFTVGKDSRMYRNNLLEVKTTDFFNSRSLTKNKVYSYLDSYNLLKSTTDYLGADTYKNEVLYSFEQGDQFNQQMSTDENVKTMPVGNKEFKNGKFTNSNIDKFIYTPTGSINLTERIKGYPQDDSDKTYFTRYDNKGNIIEVKNSVQTPTTFIWGYGQNSLIAKIEGATYAEVMQAFSLDPNNSNSYLNLDIVKKSDLHVNDGTEGDLISNLEIFRKKAEFKNYKISTYTYNTLIGIKTEYDETGIKTVYKYNTTNKLQKIIDQEGNILKEYNYNYAPRIFYSNPKSGSFLRANCGPGTLPEPSLYTVPEGKYTSTLSQPDADQKAQNDVDANGQNYVNSNGVCKPYVCTITPTHLADIYYSSFQETSLGHIKVILSFPITGYNGSTPNWSNGVFIGTLDSLCRPNSYKSIDVSSNGSGWSVSLGPAGDVTVRSTGGNSGSSATLYFEYDKN, from the coding sequence ATGAAAAAAATATTTTTAATATTTCTATTATATAGCTATGGTAGTATATATTCTCAAAAAAGTGTAATAGACTCAATGGCCAAAAGTGATGTTCTTAGATCTTTAGACAAAATATCATCTCCTGGTGGATCTACGAGTAAAAATTCTACTGATAATGATGGCTCTCAATATAATACACAAGCTCTCAATACTAACAGAGATTTATTCCAATTTAATAAAATAGAACCTTTTGGCTTGAACAAGGTTGTAGGTAAGGCTAATGTTAAAATTCCTTTATATGAAGTTGACTTTCAGGGATTGAAGATTCCGATTGAACTTGTTTATAATTCTGGAGGAGTTAAGGCTGATCAATTTGCTACTGAGGTTGGCTTGGGTTGGGCATTAAACACTGGAGGGGAAATCAATAAAAATATTGTAAAAATGAATGATGCAAAATCAAATATACAATATTCTTTTGGTTTGTATAAGTTGTATGAATTTTGTCTAGGATATCTTTCGTCTATTACGATGGATTTTGCGAACTCCATACCATCTTATAATAGAGATTTACCCGATGTATATGATGTGAATTTTTTAAATTTAAACTCTTCATTTTATATTGATCCTAATTTACAACCAGTACACGTTAGTCCATTTAATGGACAAAAAATATCACTTACTTATGGACGGTTTGATCCTAATTTTGTAAACAAATATGGATTTTATCACGAATATCCAGTAGGGCATTTATGCCCTAGTAATCCTAGTCTTACTAAAGAACCAGTGTATTTTTTAGCTCTTTATTATAATTTTAGTTGTAATGAGATTTATTTGCCATATAAAGATGTACAAAAAATTAATATCATTAAAGATCGCTTTACTTATGACTTTAATGACTTCTCGGTACAAATACCATCAAATGCATCTGATTTAGGGCATCTAACAGATTCTGGGGCAAACTATTCCTCTACACGTTCCAGCGAAGTAACTAGATATGTTAATAAATATCATATTAGTTCTATTACAGACAATGTAACGAAGAAAAAGGTACTTTTTTCATACATGGTGCATAGTGGGATAAATGATTATATTAGGCAGGGAGCAACATATAATGTACTAAGACGTGGTTATGATGGAGATTATCAGGCAGAAAGTTCAATACAAGATGCTGTAAATCATGATTATGATGGATTTATTAAGAAAAATATTGCCCAAATTAAAACAGATAAAGAAATCATAGATTTTGAGTATGTTAATGGAAGGGAAGACAGCAAATCTCTTGACATCTTGCTGAGTAGTCCAACAAACTGGGTAGGACACAATAAAGACCCTTATTTGTCTAAAGTTTATATTAAGGATTATAAGGGTAACCTTAAGTGGTTGTACGTTTTTAATTACAGTTATTTTGATTCAAAATGTACGGATTATAATTTGACATATAATGTGGAGCAGTGCCGTAGATTGAAATTGACATCAGTTTATAAATATTCTGATGCAGAAATGCAAAATGTTGTTGATTATCAGGTTTTTAAATATTATGAAGACCGTGATCAACCTAAAATAGGGACTTATCATGTAGATCCTTTTGGTTATAAGTCCCCTTTGGACCCTTCTGCAACGTCATATTTATTATCTAATAATGAATGGGATCCTGTAGATTGGCCAACTAAAGAATATGGGAAAAAATATGTCAATAAAAGAATGCCTAGAAAACCAATTGTATATAGATATACGGAAAATCAAGGCGGTATTAACCTAGAATACTATTCAACATTAAGAATACCAGCTTTATCTCCAGTTGTAGTAAATTATGGTGGATATAATCAAGAGCTTTCAACATTAGAGGATTCAAGAGCTTGGAGTCTTAAATCAATTCAGTATGCAACTCAAGGATTGCAAAAATTCAATTACGAACTCAATACATTTAATTGGAAGGGGCAGCAAATATCTGGAGCAGGTATAAGAATTGCAAGTATCGACTTAATTGATGGTGGTAAAATTTATACTACTACATACCAATATTCTGGTGGGCAAATTGCTCACCTCCCAATAATAAGCAATGGGAAAAATTTTTTCTATTCAGGAGGCACAATTCCAACAACTTTTCTTTCGCAAAATCTATATGGTAAAGAGACTACATATAATGGCGGGGTAGTTCAATACGAAAATGTAACAGAGAAACTCCCTAATGGTGGAAGAATATTTGAAAAATATTCTTCCATAAGTGATAATCCTCAAAAAGTGACTGCTATAAATACAGTTACAAATGCAAACTTTGATCTTTATAATTATTATTTTCCTGTTGGATCAGAATCGTTTTTGTATATGTTAAAACATCCTCTCGTGGGGCAACTATTAGAAAGAAATGAATATAATGATTCAAATGATTTAATTAGAAAGACAGAATATAAATATACTTTAGAAAATAAGGACTTTCCTATAATGGATATGATTAGGTATGATGCGAACCAGCAATATATACAAGATAATAACATACCATATACTTTTGCTTTTGATTATACAGGACCTGGAGTTAATGTAAAGATTCCTGCTGCATTGTTCAACCTCGTTCCTGGGGCTAGTACAGGCTCGTTTACCGTAGGAAAGGATAGCAGAATGTATCGTAATAACCTATTAGAGGTAAAGACAACTGACTTTTTTAATAGCCGAAGTCTCACTAAAAATAAGGTTTATAGTTATCTGGATTCTTATAATTTGTTAAAGAGTACTACAGATTACTTAGGTGCAGATACATATAAAAATGAAGTTTTATACAGCTTTGAACAAGGCGATCAATTTAACCAACAGATGTCTACCGATGAGAATGTTAAAACAATGCCTGTTGGTAATAAAGAGTTTAAAAATGGGAAATTTACGAATTCCAACATTGATAAATTTATTTATACGCCTACTGGGAGTATTAATTTAACAGAAAGAATAAAAGGTTACCCACAGGATGATTCTGATAAGACTTACTTTACCCGCTATGATAATAAGGGAAACATTATTGAAGTAAAAAACTCTGTACAGACCCCAACAACTTTTATTTGGGGATATGGCCAAAACTCATTAATTGCAAAAATTGAAGGCGCAACCTATGCAGAGGTAATGCAAGCCTTCTCATTAGATCCTAATAATTCTAATTCTTATTTAAATCTGGATATTGTTAAGAAGTCGGATTTACATGTTAATGATGGAACAGAAGGAGATTTAATTTCTAATTTAGAAATATTTAGAAAAAAGGCAGAATTTAAAAATTATAAAATTTCCACCTATACTTATAATACTTTAATAGGAATAAAGACAGAATATGACGAGACAGGAATCAAAACTGTTTATAAATATAACACTACTAATAAATTACAAAAAATCATTGATCAGGAAGGAAACATTTTAAAGGAATATAATTACAATTACGCTCCAAGAATATTCTACAGTAATCCAAAAAGCGGAAGTTTTCTGAGAGCTAATTGTGGACCAGGAACTCTACCAGAACCAAGTCTCTATACTGTTCCGGAAGGGAAGTATACTTCTACTTTAAGTCAACCCGATGCTGATCAAAAGGCACAAAATGATGTTGACGCTAATGGCCAAAACTATGTGAATAGTAATGGGGTATGCAAACCTTATGTATGTACTATTACCCCCACTCATCTTGCAGATATTTATTACTCATCTTTTCAAGAAACTTCTTTGGGTCATATAAAAGTTATTCTAAGTTTTCCTATAACCGGCTATAATGGATCTACACCCAATTGGTCTAATGGAGTGTTTATAGGGACACTAGATAGCTTATGCAGACCAAATTCTTATAAAAGCATAGATGTCTCCTCCAATGGTAGCGGATGGAGCGTATCATTAGGACCAGCAGGAGATGTTACAGTAAGATCTACAGGTGGAAACTCAGGAAGTTCAGCAACATTATATTTTGAATACGATAAAAACTAG
- a CDS encoding T9SS type A sorting domain-containing protein: MKKIYLSACLICTVLGVSAQEVLWQKDIRSSTQDFLSQVTTTIDQQYLITGSSIQSDKLQQGSKQNNGYDFHLVKLNQQGEEVWEKYFSGDNHDYLSSTVSTQEGGFLISGTSYSEKGLDKKEESKGGSDIWLIRINEFGDELWQKTLGTSSDEEARAVIQSTDLGFFVAGNVQNSSSGYGSKDVWITRINKDGKELSQLILGGKGLDEVEKMIPTKDGGALLGIYSRSSEFRGSGSGIRYPEARSSAADTATRNLLSAVSKQSSNFGEGDYWIVKLDKNGKVEWEKNFGGKGDDHIRTLALTSNGYIIGGESRSERSGNKTVGIEEGTDLWIIALNERGDEQWQKSYNFKNRDILMGMNVIHSSDNQSKGILLGGYTQAEGRIEKDDETFWMLYLDCNGNEQWRKHVAGESRQKEERLSDLKLNRDGSIVLAGTSAKELGKENWKIVKLGDKQVNDLIAKYDIKVYPNPVTDYAYVEIGFDFKEADIMLYDMSGRQLQNFETKNRVTKINTQALVQGAYLVTIKTDNNKTANAKLIKK; the protein is encoded by the coding sequence ATGAAAAAGATTTATCTCAGTGCATGTCTTATATGTACAGTTCTTGGGGTGTCTGCCCAAGAGGTTCTGTGGCAGAAAGATATCAGATCTTCTACCCAGGATTTTCTAAGTCAGGTTACCACTACCATCGATCAGCAGTATCTTATTACGGGAAGCTCCATACAGAGCGATAAACTTCAGCAGGGAAGCAAACAGAACAACGGTTACGACTTCCATCTGGTTAAGCTTAACCAGCAGGGAGAAGAAGTCTGGGAAAAATATTTCTCCGGGGACAATCACGATTATTTATCTTCTACAGTAAGCACCCAGGAGGGTGGATTTTTAATTTCCGGAACCAGCTATTCGGAGAAAGGTTTAGATAAAAAAGAGGAATCCAAAGGCGGATCAGATATCTGGCTCATCAGAATCAATGAATTCGGGGATGAATTATGGCAGAAAACGTTGGGAACCTCTTCTGATGAAGAAGCCAGAGCAGTAATTCAAAGTACAGATTTAGGCTTTTTTGTCGCCGGAAATGTACAGAACTCTTCCAGTGGCTATGGTTCAAAAGATGTCTGGATCACCAGGATCAATAAGGATGGCAAGGAACTTTCCCAGCTGATTTTAGGCGGAAAAGGCCTGGATGAAGTGGAAAAGATGATTCCCACAAAAGACGGTGGCGCTTTATTAGGGATTTACTCAAGGAGCTCCGAGTTCCGAGGTTCGGGATCCGGGATTAGATATCCTGAAGCAAGATCTTCTGCTGCAGATACTGCTACCCGCAACCTGCTATCTGCAGTCTCAAAACAAAGCAGTAATTTCGGTGAAGGGGATTACTGGATCGTTAAGCTGGATAAAAACGGAAAAGTAGAATGGGAAAAGAACTTTGGTGGTAAAGGAGATGATCATATCAGAACATTGGCTTTAACATCAAATGGTTACATCATCGGTGGGGAATCGAGATCAGAAAGGTCTGGCAACAAAACCGTAGGAATTGAAGAAGGCACAGATCTTTGGATCATTGCTCTTAACGAAAGAGGGGATGAGCAGTGGCAGAAGTCCTACAATTTCAAAAATCGGGATATACTGATGGGAATGAATGTGATTCATTCTTCAGACAATCAATCTAAAGGAATTCTGTTAGGTGGTTACACCCAAGCCGAGGGAAGAATAGAAAAAGATGATGAAACCTTCTGGATGTTATATCTGGATTGCAACGGCAATGAGCAGTGGAGAAAGCATGTAGCAGGAGAATCTAGGCAAAAAGAAGAGCGGCTTTCGGACTTGAAACTAAATCGTGATGGTTCAATTGTTTTAGCAGGAACCAGTGCCAAAGAATTAGGGAAAGAAAACTGGAAGATTGTAAAGTTGGGTGACAAACAGGTGAATGATTTAATTGCAAAATACGATATCAAAGTCTATCCAAATCCGGTAACTGATTATGCCTATGTAGAAATCGGATTTGATTTCAAAGAAGCTGATATTATGCTATATGATATGAGCGGAAGGCAACTTCAAAACTTCGAAACCAAGAATAGAGTGACTAAAATTAATACGCAAGCTTTAGTACAGGGAGCTTATTTGGTGACGATAAAAACTGATAATAATAAAACAGCGAATGCAAAGCTGATAAAAAAATAA
- a CDS encoding Y-family DNA polymerase, which translates to MYALVDCNNFFVSCERTLDPNLEGKPVVVLSNNDGCVVSRSKEAKDLGIPMAAPAFQYKDLFKEHDVKSFSAKFELYNYKSQQVINIACSYVVDYEIYSIDYRKLFLIVS; encoded by the coding sequence ATGTATGCGCTGGTAGATTGCAATAACTTCTTTGTTTCCTGTGAAAGGACTTTGGATCCTAACCTTGAAGGCAAGCCCGTTGTGGTACTTTCCAACAACGATGGATGTGTTGTATCCCGAAGTAAGGAGGCAAAAGACCTGGGAATTCCTATGGCAGCCCCAGCATTTCAATACAAAGATCTTTTTAAAGAGCATGATGTAAAAAGCTTTTCTGCAAAATTTGAACTTTATAACTATAAGAGCCAACAGGTCATTAATATTGCCTGTTCTTATGTTGTAGACTATGAAATTTATAGTATTGATTATCGAAAGTTATTTTTAATCGTAAGTTGA
- a CDS encoding SHOCT domain-containing protein, with protein MLVILSAISHSDGEALFFRIILFIYFAPTIIALFRTPIIKFKFFSVLFINLFFGWTLYGWWLAFAKAFSSKNIINLRRKSQDPLILDKYDQLSKLDNLRSQGIINEEEFETEKNKILNQK; from the coding sequence ATGTTGGTAATACTTTCTGCTATAAGCCATAGTGATGGAGAAGCTCTTTTTTTTAGAATAATTCTTTTCATTTATTTTGCTCCTACTATAATAGCTTTATTTAGAACTCCAATTATAAAGTTTAAATTCTTCAGTGTATTATTTATTAATCTTTTTTTTGGCTGGACTTTATATGGTTGGTGGCTGGCATTTGCAAAGGCTTTTTCAAGTAAGAATATTATTAATCTTAGGCGAAAGTCACAAGACCCTTTAATACTTGATAAGTACGATCAGCTTAGTAAATTAGATAATTTGCGTTCTCAAGGTATTATTAATGAAGAAGAATTTGAAACCGAAAAGAATAAAATTTTAAATCAGAAATAG